The genomic DNA GCCAGACGATGTTTAATGCCTTTATCGCCGAAAGATTTTATCAAGATTCCAAATTTAAATAATTTAAAGGCCGAAATTAATCACAATTAAATGCCAATATACTGTCCAAAGAATGGGGTAAGCCTTAGGTTTTCCATCTTCCGTTTCGGCAAGGTCGACGAATCTTTCTCCCTGGGGAAGCGATTTCCTGACGAGGATTCGGGCGCCGTTTTTCAATTGCGGGACAATCCTCTCCTTGGCTTCCACCAGGGTGGTCAACTCGTTGATGAGTTCTTCGTTGGCAGCGATGGTTTCCCTTGCCTCCTCCAGCTTTCTTTGGCGGTCAAGGATTTTTCGACCGAAAACGGGGTCCACGGCCACGTCGTCTTTTTCCTCGTTTTCCACAACCAGCAGGAAAGCGGAGTCACTTTCCGCGATTTTAATGTCGTCTTTGTTCATGAACGCCGGGAATTTATCCCAGAGGTAATTCTGTAGGCGGCCGGGTTCGAAAGACGCGAATTTCCTGAATTCGTCCGTTTCCTCCCGGAGTTCCCTGAGCCTTTCGTTCGCTTCTTCGATGGCCTTGATAGCCAGGAAGACCTCCAGCATTGCTTCGGCGGCGTCTTTGTCGGGGAATTCGTCGACCGGAATTTTGACGGAGATTGAACCGGTCTTCCGGCCGGTCACCCTCAACCTTCCGTCCTCGTCCATGCCGATGTTGACAGAGGTCTTTGAAGTAATAGCGTTTACTCCCATCATGGGCGGGCCGAACGGGAGGGGGATACCGCCGGGCAACAAATCTGCGATTTCTTCCAGCGGGCATTCTCCGTCATTCTTGGCCATACAGGCGCGGCACTTCGGGCTGCCCGGATCAAAGGTTTCAACCAGAAATCCGCCTTCTCTTTCCATGATGGATTCCCCGAGACCGTGCGGCAATCCGAGACTGGCGGCGATTCTTCTGGCAAATCCCCTGAGGCTCTCATTCATTGCGTTCTCCCTTCTTACGATTGTTTGGGCCAGATTGCGGCAAACTTTGCCGCAGGTTTAACTGCTATAAAGCTATAAAAAAATACAGCCAAAAATAAAAAAGAACACTTAATGGGTTAGATTATCATAAATTAAAGGTAATGTCAAGGATTTTTAAAGCCAGACTAAAATTTGCCTTTTTTTGCTTTTTAGGATATATTAGATTAATCGTGTAAAGAAATAAAATAATTAGTCCTTTTCATTAGTTTACAAAAATCCACAAAAAAGGAGAGGTTTTAGCATGGACACCAATGAGATTACAGCTATTATGTTAAGCGGCATTGGATTTATGCGAAGCTTTATTGACGAGCAGGTAGCGGCAATCCAGGAAGCGGTCGGAGACGGTTTGGCTATAAACGCCTTATCCGGCGGCGTGGATTCTTCAGTCGTAACCATGCTTGGGCACAGAGCTCTTGGTTCCCGCTTAAAAACGTATTTTATTGACTCCGGCTTAATGCGCCAGGAAGAATCGCACCAGATAGTCGGTATCTTCCGCAAGTTGGGCGTGATGGTGGAAATCATAAACGCCAAAGATATATTTTTGCGGAATCTGGCCGGTGTGATTGATCCGGAAGAAAAGCGGGAGGCTGTCAGGCAGTCTTTTTACCGCGATGTCTTCGGTCCGCTGGTTAAAAAGAGCCAGGCCCGGGTTCTTCTTCACGGCACCAATTTAACAGACGTGGAAGAAACCGTGGCCGGCATTAAGCGCCAGCATAATATTTTCGCGCAACTGGGCATTGATCCGGAAGAAACTTTCGGCTACAAGATTTTTGAACCCCTGGTCCAGCTGCGCAAAGACGGTATTCGGCTGTTGGCTACAGGATTGGGCTTGCCCGATGAAATCGTTAACCGCCAGCCCTTTCCCGGACCCGGTCTGGCTACCCGGATTAAGGGAGAAGTAACGGAAGAAAAACTGGAGATTGTCCGGCAAGCCACGGTAATTGTTGAGGGGCTTCTTGCTCCTTTTAATCCTTTCCAGACTATGACGATTTTGAACGAGGACAGGGTAACCGGCGTTGTGGATGGCAAGCGCCAGTTCGGACTGCAGATTGAAGTAAGGGCCTGGAGAAGCATTGATGCCCGGACAGCCGAACCATTAATACCCCCGAAGGAGGTTTTGCTTGACCTGGGCAGGCGCATTCCGGCTGAAGCGCCGGGCGTAGTCAGCGCGGTTTATCAGATTTCGCCCAAGCCGCCCTGCACCATGGAAGCTTACTGAAATTTTTTAAAACAGAAAATAAAGCGGTCCAGTCAAATCGGACCGCTTTTTTATTTTTTCAGTCATAATAATATTTTAGTATGATTATTCCGAAAAATCATGATTTTTTAATTAGATTTTAATTTATCCACAGTTCAGATATTGACAAATAAAATTTTTTAATATATTATATTATTTATAGTGTGTTCCGTACCACTATCGCCATTAGCGAAAGCTATGGTGCCCGTAGCAGGAAGCTCGGGAAATTAGTATAACCTGTTATCTAATTAATAATTTAATTAAGGTTTGTACTAATGTGCGGGAAAGCACATTTTTTTTGTGCAAGTTTAATTAATAATAAGAAATTAGTTTAAAATTAATATTTTATACTAATTTTTTGGTACAAACTTATGAACTCTACAGAAAAAGCTACTTTAGTTCGTTTCCCCGTTTTATCATTCAGGAAGATCGAAAGCCCGTACGAGGTAATTAGTGAACCCGGTCTTCACTCAATTGAGGGAGCAAAAAGTTATATGATTGTGGTAAACATTAAAGACCTCCCAGATGAGTTTAAAAATTGGAGAAAGATAAATCCGCGAGATCCTAATTTAAATTCAGGAGTTTCAAGAAAAATAGCACAAACACTTGAAAACAGTCCTGATACTTTCTTTTTTAGGAATCGGGGTTTAACAGTACTCGCGGATAGAGTTTGTTTTGATAATCAGGGGAATGTAGTAGAAATAGAATTTACTGATCGGGCAAAAAATGGTTTACTCGACGGAGGCCATAGTTACGTTGTAATAAAAAATTTTCTCGAAGGATTATCCGAGGAAGAACTTGATGATTTTGAGGCATATATAAAAATAGAAGTTATTGAAGGTATTAACGATCCAGAAGCAGTTGTATCGGTAGTTGAGTCCCGTAATACATCTATACAGGTAAAAGAACAAAGCATTCAGGAATTATTGAAATTATATGAGTTAATAAAGAAGACGTTAAAAGGAAGAGAATATGAAGGTAGGATTTCATATAAAGAGCACGAACTCACTGAAGACGGAACATCGAAAGATATTGATATAAAAGAGATTCTTTCTTATATGATTTGTTTTGATGTTGAAGAGTTTGATGATAGAGTCCATCCGATTAAAACCTATACCACAAAGAACGCGCTACTCGAAC from Patescibacteria group bacterium includes the following:
- a CDS encoding ATP-binding protein is translated as MLSGIGFMRSFIDEQVAAIQEAVGDGLAINALSGGVDSSVVTMLGHRALGSRLKTYFIDSGLMRQEESHQIVGIFRKLGVMVEIINAKDIFLRNLAGVIDPEEKREAVRQSFYRDVFGPLVKKSQARVLLHGTNLTDVEETVAGIKRQHNIFAQLGIDPEETFGYKIFEPLVQLRKDGIRLLATGLGLPDEIVNRQPFPGPGLATRIKGEVTEEKLEIVRQATVIVEGLLAPFNPFQTMTILNEDRVTGVVDGKRQFGLQIEVRAWRSIDARTAEPLIPPKEVLLDLGRRIPAEAPGVVSAVYQISPKPPCTMEAY
- a CDS encoding AIPR family protein; amino-acid sequence: MNSTEKATLVRFPVLSFRKIESPYEVISEPGLHSIEGAKSYMIVVNIKDLPDEFKNWRKINPRDPNLNSGVSRKIAQTLENSPDTFFFRNRGLTVLADRVCFDNQGNVVEIEFTDRAKNGLLDGGHSYVVIKNFLEGLSEEELDDFEAYIKIEVIEGINDPEAVVSVVESRNTSIQVKEQSIQELLKLYELIKKTLKGREYEGRISYKEHELTEDGTSKDIDIKEILSYMICFDVEEFDDRVHPIKTYTTKNALLEHYRKHYRRMQKYISLLPAILELHDYIYLRLPGAYNSTGGKFGSLTGVIEVTNKKRMKKITLPFTSRESSYRIPSGFIYPVLAAFRNLVKNDNNRCSWVTDPFKLFDDLKVDLAQRVGEQAKELRNPNKLGKDNATWRGCYDVVQLEILKKNIK